One Tursiops truncatus isolate mTurTru1 chromosome 3, mTurTru1.mat.Y, whole genome shotgun sequence DNA segment encodes these proteins:
- the ZNF333 gene encoding zinc finger protein 333 isoform X8: MQGLKVAVQIQRVATPEPALRLLNLLGAGDSVPAQDPTWLREESTEEEAVAPGTLNTCLQEPVTFADVAVLFTPEEWLFLDSAQRSLYRDVMLENYRNLTSVGDQLCKASTFSHLEQREELCVTERGIFPGTHLEPQLQPQDSIPNQDIFAEISSIGTKRERPQTGEKLYKCNVLGKPINSIKPLFQYQRIPAGGNPCECRESGKPFFQTAHLIVSEKIHSGDKTYACNKCEKSFRYSSDLIRHEKTHTAEKCFECQECRQAFKYSSNLRRHMRTHTGEKPFECSQCGKTFTRNFNLILHQRNHTGEKPYECKDCGKAFNQPSSLRSHVRTHTGEKPFECGQCGKAFREHSSLKTHLRTHTREKPYECNQCGKPFRTSTHLNVHKRIHTGEKLYECATCGQVLSRLSTLKSHMRTHTGEKPYACQECGRAFSEPSSLRKHLRTHTGKKPYACQECGRAFGQSSHLIVHVRTHTAGRPYECNQCEKAFRHSSSLTVHKRTHARRENVRTGGLPLSVSLAYGGPHAD; encoded by the exons ATGCAA GGGCTGAAGGTGGCTGTGCAGATTCAGAGGGTGGCCACGCCGGAGCCTGCGCTGCGCCTCCTCAACCTGTTGGGGGCTGGGGATTCTG TGCCTGCTCAGGACCCCACCTGGCTCCGGGAGGAGAGCACAGAGGAAGAAGCCGTGGCTCCTGGGACACTGAACACTTGTCTGCAG GAACCAGTCACCTTTGCGGATGTGGCCGTGCTGTTCACACCGGAAGAATGGCTGTTTCTAGACTCTGCTCAGAGAAGCCTGTACAGAGACGTGATGCTGGAGAACTATAGGAACCTGACCTCTGTGG GAGATCAACTCTGCAAAGCCAGTACATTTTCCCATTTGGAGCAAAGAGAAGAGCTGTGTGTCACTGAGAGAGGGATCTTCCCAGGAACCCACTTAG AACCTCAACTTCAACCACAAGACTCAATTCCTAACCAAGATATTTTTGCAGAGATTTCATCCATTGGCACAAAAAGG GAGCGACCTCAGACTGGAGAAAAACTCTATAAATGCAATGTACTAGGGAAACCTATTAACAGCATCAAACCACTTTTTCAGTACCAGAGAATTCCTGCAGGAGGGAACCCCTGTGAATGCCGAGAGAGTGGAAAACCCTTCTTCCAGACTGCTCACCTAATCGTGTCTGAGAAAATCCATAGCGGGGATAAAACCTATGCATGTAACAAATGTGAAAAATCGTTCAGATACAGCTCCGATCTCATCAGGCACGAGAAGACTCACACTGCGGAGAAGTGCTTCGAGTGTCAGGAGTGCAGGCAGGCCTTCAAGTATTCCTCAAATCTGCGGCGGCACATgagaactcacactggagagaaacccttcGAGTGCAGTCAGTGTGGGAAAACCTTCACGAGGAACTTTAACCTGATCTTGCACCAGAGAAACCACACGGGCGAGAAGCCCTACGAATGTAAGGACTGTGGGAAAGCTTTCAACCAGCCGTCCTCTCTGAGGAGCCACGTGAGAACTCACACCGGAGAGAAGCCTTTTGAATGTGGCCAGTGCGGGAAAGCCTTCAGGGAACACTCATCACTGAAGACACACCTGCGGACCCACACCAGAGAGAAACCGTACGAATGTAACCAGTGTGGGAAGCCCTTCCGGACGAGCACTCACCTGAACGTACATAAGAGGATCCACACAGGGGAGAAGCTTTATGAGTGCGCCACCTGCGGGCAGGTCTTGAGTCGTCTCTCGACCCTTAAGAGTCACATGCGGACCCACACGGGAGAGAAGCCCTACGCGTGTCAGGAGTGTGGGCGAGCCTTCAGTGAGCCCTCATCCCTCAGGAAACACTTGAGGACCCACACCGGCAAGAAGCCCTACGCGTGTCAGGAGTGTGGGCGAGCCTTCGGCCAGTCTTCACACCTTATCGTACATGTGAGAACCCACACTGCAGGGAGACCCTACGAATGTAATCAGTGTGAGAAAGCCTTCAGGCACAGCTCTTCACTTACCGTGCATAAAAGGACTCATGCCAGGAGAGAAAACGTCAGGACTGGCGGCCTGCCTTTATCAGTGTCTCTTGCATACGGTGGGCCCCATGCTGATTAA
- the ZNF333 gene encoding zinc finger protein 333 isoform X7: protein MQGLKVAVQIQRVATPEPALRLLNLLGAGDSAVPAQDPTWLREESTEEEAVAPGTLNTCLQEPVTFADVAVLFTPEEWLFLDSAQRSLYRDVMLENYRNLTSVGDQLCKASTFSHLEQREELCVTERGIFPGTHLEPQLQPQDSIPNQDIFAEISSIGTKRERPQTGEKLYKCNVLGKPINSIKPLFQYQRIPAGGNPCECRESGKPFFQTAHLIVSEKIHSGDKTYACNKCEKSFRYSSDLIRHEKTHTAEKCFECQECRQAFKYSSNLRRHMRTHTGEKPFECSQCGKTFTRNFNLILHQRNHTGEKPYECKDCGKAFNQPSSLRSHVRTHTGEKPFECGQCGKAFREHSSLKTHLRTHTREKPYECNQCGKPFRTSTHLNVHKRIHTGEKLYECATCGQVLSRLSTLKSHMRTHTGEKPYACQECGRAFSEPSSLRKHLRTHTGKKPYACQECGRAFGQSSHLIVHVRTHTAGRPYECNQCEKAFRHSSSLTVHKRTHARRENVRTGGLPLSVSLAYGGPHAD from the exons ATGCAA GGGCTGAAGGTGGCTGTGCAGATTCAGAGGGTGGCCACGCCGGAGCCTGCGCTGCGCCTCCTCAACCTGTTGGGGGCTGGGGATTCTG CAGTGCCTGCTCAGGACCCCACCTGGCTCCGGGAGGAGAGCACAGAGGAAGAAGCCGTGGCTCCTGGGACACTGAACACTTGTCTGCAG GAACCAGTCACCTTTGCGGATGTGGCCGTGCTGTTCACACCGGAAGAATGGCTGTTTCTAGACTCTGCTCAGAGAAGCCTGTACAGAGACGTGATGCTGGAGAACTATAGGAACCTGACCTCTGTGG GAGATCAACTCTGCAAAGCCAGTACATTTTCCCATTTGGAGCAAAGAGAAGAGCTGTGTGTCACTGAGAGAGGGATCTTCCCAGGAACCCACTTAG AACCTCAACTTCAACCACAAGACTCAATTCCTAACCAAGATATTTTTGCAGAGATTTCATCCATTGGCACAAAAAGG GAGCGACCTCAGACTGGAGAAAAACTCTATAAATGCAATGTACTAGGGAAACCTATTAACAGCATCAAACCACTTTTTCAGTACCAGAGAATTCCTGCAGGAGGGAACCCCTGTGAATGCCGAGAGAGTGGAAAACCCTTCTTCCAGACTGCTCACCTAATCGTGTCTGAGAAAATCCATAGCGGGGATAAAACCTATGCATGTAACAAATGTGAAAAATCGTTCAGATACAGCTCCGATCTCATCAGGCACGAGAAGACTCACACTGCGGAGAAGTGCTTCGAGTGTCAGGAGTGCAGGCAGGCCTTCAAGTATTCCTCAAATCTGCGGCGGCACATgagaactcacactggagagaaacccttcGAGTGCAGTCAGTGTGGGAAAACCTTCACGAGGAACTTTAACCTGATCTTGCACCAGAGAAACCACACGGGCGAGAAGCCCTACGAATGTAAGGACTGTGGGAAAGCTTTCAACCAGCCGTCCTCTCTGAGGAGCCACGTGAGAACTCACACCGGAGAGAAGCCTTTTGAATGTGGCCAGTGCGGGAAAGCCTTCAGGGAACACTCATCACTGAAGACACACCTGCGGACCCACACCAGAGAGAAACCGTACGAATGTAACCAGTGTGGGAAGCCCTTCCGGACGAGCACTCACCTGAACGTACATAAGAGGATCCACACAGGGGAGAAGCTTTATGAGTGCGCCACCTGCGGGCAGGTCTTGAGTCGTCTCTCGACCCTTAAGAGTCACATGCGGACCCACACGGGAGAGAAGCCCTACGCGTGTCAGGAGTGTGGGCGAGCCTTCAGTGAGCCCTCATCCCTCAGGAAACACTTGAGGACCCACACCGGCAAGAAGCCCTACGCGTGTCAGGAGTGTGGGCGAGCCTTCGGCCAGTCTTCACACCTTATCGTACATGTGAGAACCCACACTGCAGGGAGACCCTACGAATGTAATCAGTGTGAGAAAGCCTTCAGGCACAGCTCTTCACTTACCGTGCATAAAAGGACTCATGCCAGGAGAGAAAACGTCAGGACTGGCGGCCTGCCTTTATCAGTGTCTCTTGCATACGGTGGGCCCCATGCTGATTAA
- the ZNF333 gene encoding zinc finger protein 333 isoform X9, translating to MTAERGILCAMGVDWESQLKPKESTPLQDILEENSSHDLQMGLGLDLRMQIKPMMGERGTPLTPGDRSALQESPWSSEDTGLKVAVQIQRVATPEPALRLLNLLGAGDSAVPAQDPTWLREESTEEEAVAPGTLNTCLQEPVTFADVAVLFTPEEWLFLDSAQRSLYRDVMLENYRNLTSVGDQLCKASTFSHLEQREELCVTERGIFPGTHLEPQLQPQDSIPNQDIFAEISSIGTKRERPQTGEKLYKCNVLGKPINSIKPLFQYQRIPAGGNPCECRESGKPFFQTAHLIVSEKIHSGDKTYACNKCEKSFRYSSDLIRHEKTHTAEKCFECQECRQAFKYSSNLRRHMRTHTGEKPFECSQCGKTFTRNFNLILHQRNHTGEKPYECKDCGKAFNQPSSLRSHVRTHTGEKPFECGQCGKAFREHSSLKTHLRTHTREKPYECNQCGKPFRTSTHLNVHKRIHTGEKLYECATCGQVLSRLSTLKSHMRTHTGEKPYACQECGRAFSEPSSLRKHLRTHTGKKPYACQECGRAFGQSSHLIVHVRTHTAGRPYECNQCEKAFRHSSSLTVHKRTHARRENVRTGGLPLSVSLAYGGPHAD from the exons ACTGGGAATCTCAACTTAAACCCAAAGAGTCTACGCCTCTGCAGGATATTTTGGAGGAAAATTCATCCCATGATTTGCAAATG gggctggggctggacctGAGGATGCAGATCAAGCCCATGATGGGAGAGAGGGGGACACCTCTGACTCCAGGGGACCGGTCAGCTCTCCAGGAGTCACCTTGGTCTTCTGAGGACACA GGGCTGAAGGTGGCTGTGCAGATTCAGAGGGTGGCCACGCCGGAGCCTGCGCTGCGCCTCCTCAACCTGTTGGGGGCTGGGGATTCTG CAGTGCCTGCTCAGGACCCCACCTGGCTCCGGGAGGAGAGCACAGAGGAAGAAGCCGTGGCTCCTGGGACACTGAACACTTGTCTGCAG GAACCAGTCACCTTTGCGGATGTGGCCGTGCTGTTCACACCGGAAGAATGGCTGTTTCTAGACTCTGCTCAGAGAAGCCTGTACAGAGACGTGATGCTGGAGAACTATAGGAACCTGACCTCTGTGG GAGATCAACTCTGCAAAGCCAGTACATTTTCCCATTTGGAGCAAAGAGAAGAGCTGTGTGTCACTGAGAGAGGGATCTTCCCAGGAACCCACTTAG AACCTCAACTTCAACCACAAGACTCAATTCCTAACCAAGATATTTTTGCAGAGATTTCATCCATTGGCACAAAAAGG GAGCGACCTCAGACTGGAGAAAAACTCTATAAATGCAATGTACTAGGGAAACCTATTAACAGCATCAAACCACTTTTTCAGTACCAGAGAATTCCTGCAGGAGGGAACCCCTGTGAATGCCGAGAGAGTGGAAAACCCTTCTTCCAGACTGCTCACCTAATCGTGTCTGAGAAAATCCATAGCGGGGATAAAACCTATGCATGTAACAAATGTGAAAAATCGTTCAGATACAGCTCCGATCTCATCAGGCACGAGAAGACTCACACTGCGGAGAAGTGCTTCGAGTGTCAGGAGTGCAGGCAGGCCTTCAAGTATTCCTCAAATCTGCGGCGGCACATgagaactcacactggagagaaacccttcGAGTGCAGTCAGTGTGGGAAAACCTTCACGAGGAACTTTAACCTGATCTTGCACCAGAGAAACCACACGGGCGAGAAGCCCTACGAATGTAAGGACTGTGGGAAAGCTTTCAACCAGCCGTCCTCTCTGAGGAGCCACGTGAGAACTCACACCGGAGAGAAGCCTTTTGAATGTGGCCAGTGCGGGAAAGCCTTCAGGGAACACTCATCACTGAAGACACACCTGCGGACCCACACCAGAGAGAAACCGTACGAATGTAACCAGTGTGGGAAGCCCTTCCGGACGAGCACTCACCTGAACGTACATAAGAGGATCCACACAGGGGAGAAGCTTTATGAGTGCGCCACCTGCGGGCAGGTCTTGAGTCGTCTCTCGACCCTTAAGAGTCACATGCGGACCCACACGGGAGAGAAGCCCTACGCGTGTCAGGAGTGTGGGCGAGCCTTCAGTGAGCCCTCATCCCTCAGGAAACACTTGAGGACCCACACCGGCAAGAAGCCCTACGCGTGTCAGGAGTGTGGGCGAGCCTTCGGCCAGTCTTCACACCTTATCGTACATGTGAGAACCCACACTGCAGGGAGACCCTACGAATGTAATCAGTGTGAGAAAGCCTTCAGGCACAGCTCTTCACTTACCGTGCATAAAAGGACTCATGCCAGGAGAGAAAACGTCAGGACTGGCGGCCTGCCTTTATCAGTGTCTCTTGCATACGGTGGGCCCCATGCTGATTAA
- the ZNF333 gene encoding zinc finger protein 333 isoform X10 — protein sequence MLENYRNLTSVGDQLCKASTFSHLEQREELCVTERGIFPGTHLEPQLQPQDSIPNQDIFAEISSIGTKRERPQTGEKLYKCNVLGKPINSIKPLFQYQRIPAGGNPCECRESGKPFFQTAHLIVSEKIHSGDKTYACNKCEKSFRYSSDLIRHEKTHTAEKCFECQECRQAFKYSSNLRRHMRTHTGEKPFECSQCGKTFTRNFNLILHQRNHTGEKPYECKDCGKAFNQPSSLRSHVRTHTGEKPFECGQCGKAFREHSSLKTHLRTHTREKPYECNQCGKPFRTSTHLNVHKRIHTGEKLYECATCGQVLSRLSTLKSHMRTHTGEKPYACQECGRAFSEPSSLRKHLRTHTGKKPYACQECGRAFGQSSHLIVHVRTHTAGRPYECNQCEKAFRHSSSLTVHKRTHARRENVRTGGLPLSVSLAYGGPHAD from the exons ATGCTGGAGAACTATAGGAACCTGACCTCTGTGG GAGATCAACTCTGCAAAGCCAGTACATTTTCCCATTTGGAGCAAAGAGAAGAGCTGTGTGTCACTGAGAGAGGGATCTTCCCAGGAACCCACTTAG AACCTCAACTTCAACCACAAGACTCAATTCCTAACCAAGATATTTTTGCAGAGATTTCATCCATTGGCACAAAAAGG GAGCGACCTCAGACTGGAGAAAAACTCTATAAATGCAATGTACTAGGGAAACCTATTAACAGCATCAAACCACTTTTTCAGTACCAGAGAATTCCTGCAGGAGGGAACCCCTGTGAATGCCGAGAGAGTGGAAAACCCTTCTTCCAGACTGCTCACCTAATCGTGTCTGAGAAAATCCATAGCGGGGATAAAACCTATGCATGTAACAAATGTGAAAAATCGTTCAGATACAGCTCCGATCTCATCAGGCACGAGAAGACTCACACTGCGGAGAAGTGCTTCGAGTGTCAGGAGTGCAGGCAGGCCTTCAAGTATTCCTCAAATCTGCGGCGGCACATgagaactcacactggagagaaacccttcGAGTGCAGTCAGTGTGGGAAAACCTTCACGAGGAACTTTAACCTGATCTTGCACCAGAGAAACCACACGGGCGAGAAGCCCTACGAATGTAAGGACTGTGGGAAAGCTTTCAACCAGCCGTCCTCTCTGAGGAGCCACGTGAGAACTCACACCGGAGAGAAGCCTTTTGAATGTGGCCAGTGCGGGAAAGCCTTCAGGGAACACTCATCACTGAAGACACACCTGCGGACCCACACCAGAGAGAAACCGTACGAATGTAACCAGTGTGGGAAGCCCTTCCGGACGAGCACTCACCTGAACGTACATAAGAGGATCCACACAGGGGAGAAGCTTTATGAGTGCGCCACCTGCGGGCAGGTCTTGAGTCGTCTCTCGACCCTTAAGAGTCACATGCGGACCCACACGGGAGAGAAGCCCTACGCGTGTCAGGAGTGTGGGCGAGCCTTCAGTGAGCCCTCATCCCTCAGGAAACACTTGAGGACCCACACCGGCAAGAAGCCCTACGCGTGTCAGGAGTGTGGGCGAGCCTTCGGCCAGTCTTCACACCTTATCGTACATGTGAGAACCCACACTGCAGGGAGACCCTACGAATGTAATCAGTGTGAGAAAGCCTTCAGGCACAGCTCTTCACTTACCGTGCATAAAAGGACTCATGCCAGGAGAGAAAACGTCAGGACTGGCGGCCTGCCTTTATCAGTGTCTCTTGCATACGGTGGGCCCCATGCTGATTAA